Proteins encoded within one genomic window of Kibdelosporangium phytohabitans:
- a CDS encoding AAA family ATPase: MAFGGTFGRGLFGRDAEVKALAELVDGPSDRAGVLITGEPGVGKSALVAQAVGAASVAGLRVLTVTGVEAEQNFPYAGLHQLLYPVRSGVDALPGPQRDALKVALGQADGEQPGVYLVGLAALTLLADHAVDERPVLVVAEDVHWLDRASVDVLAFVARRVEAEPVVVIATLRARERSPIQGAGLSTLDVGGLPDDVAAQLLDAAEPCLTPAVRARVLKYAAGNPLALEELPSSVDVPDPLLPLSERLEHAFSARVDGLPVATRTALLVAALNQSDSVAEALAATRLIAGVRAEDALHPAVDAGLIEIASGAVVFRHPLMRSAVAAAAEPTDRRRAHLALAEILTGQPDRRAWNQASAVVGIDETVSEQLDQAAERARRRGGVVAAIAALGQAARLSERQDRRATRLIRAAELAVEAGRRDLAERLVHEAQALDLTPRQRATAAWLLSGFDDGVREDVTRVPELGDLAESVAADGHADAAVRILWGAAMRCFWVEPGPAARRALLTVADRLLPAEDDPRKVAVAAYLAPFERGTVVLDGLRKLAGSGESDPEVNRYLGSAALQVGAFDLAARFSAAAVPGFRAQGRLGVLPRALAVQAWSRTRCGDLVTAVPVAAEAAQLAKETGQPFMYGLAKAVQAEIAALRGDHDQAKDLADEAERVGLAAGARPVLATVQLTRGIAALSEGRFDDAYADLSRILDPADPAYQLALRAYCLAELTEAAVRAGRTDDMRGVLREMEPLAVVTPSPALRIGLRYARALLASSDDAEELFTQALRADLVGWPAERGRVHLAFGEWLRRQRRVAESRTHLRTARETFDALGMTAWGERARNELRSAGESSPNRDPDAHDKLTPHELNIAQLAAEGLTNREIGQRLYLSHRTVGTHLHRIFPKLGVSSRADLARTLRAHGDESAR; the protein is encoded by the coding sequence GTGGCGTTCGGTGGGACCTTCGGCAGGGGTCTTTTTGGGCGGGATGCCGAGGTGAAGGCCCTGGCCGAACTGGTCGACGGGCCGAGTGACCGTGCCGGTGTGCTGATTACCGGGGAGCCGGGTGTCGGTAAGTCCGCCTTGGTGGCACAGGCGGTTGGTGCGGCGTCGGTGGCGGGACTGCGTGTGCTGACGGTGACGGGTGTCGAGGCCGAGCAGAACTTTCCATACGCCGGGCTGCACCAGCTGTTGTATCCCGTTCGGTCGGGTGTGGACGCCTTGCCGGGGCCGCAGCGGGATGCGCTGAAGGTCGCGTTGGGACAGGCTGACGGTGAGCAACCTGGTGTGTACCTGGTCGGCTTGGCTGCGTTGACGCTGCTGGCCGACCATGCTGTTGATGAGCGGCCTGTGCTCGTTGTCGCCGAGGATGTGCATTGGCTGGATCGCGCCAGTGTCGATGTGCTTGCCTTCGTTGCTCGTCGGGTTGAGGCTGAGCCCGTTGTGGTGATCGCGACCTTGCGGGCGAGGGAGCGTTCGCCCATTCAGGGCGCTGGACTGTCCACCTTGGATGTCGGGGGTCTGCCTGACGATGTCGCCGCCCAGTTGCTGGACGCGGCCGAGCCCTGTCTGACTCCGGCGGTGCGTGCACGCGTGCTGAAGTATGCCGCTGGGAATCCACTCGCGCTGGAGGAGCTGCCCTCGTCCGTTGACGTCCCTGATCCGTTGCTGCCGTTGAGCGAACGCCTCGAACACGCCTTTTCCGCCAGAGTGGACGGTCTTCCGGTGGCGACTCGTACCGCTTTGCTTGTTGCCGCGCTGAATCAGAGCGACTCGGTCGCCGAGGCTCTCGCTGCCACCCGGCTCATCGCCGGAGTCAGGGCGGAAGATGCCCTGCACCCTGCGGTTGACGCAGGGCTGATCGAAATCGCCTCCGGTGCGGTGGTGTTCCGCCACCCGTTGATGCGGTCGGCTGTCGCGGCGGCAGCCGAGCCCACCGACCGTCGACGTGCTCACCTCGCACTGGCCGAGATCCTGACTGGCCAGCCCGATCGACGGGCCTGGAACCAGGCGTCGGCTGTCGTGGGCATCGACGAAACCGTGTCCGAGCAACTGGACCAGGCCGCTGAGCGGGCCAGGCGCCGGGGCGGGGTCGTTGCCGCGATCGCCGCCCTCGGCCAGGCCGCGCGACTCAGCGAACGCCAGGACCGGCGCGCCACCCGGCTGATCAGGGCCGCCGAACTGGCGGTCGAGGCCGGTCGCCGTGACCTGGCCGAACGCCTCGTGCACGAGGCCCAAGCCCTGGATCTCACGCCGCGGCAGCGTGCCACGGCGGCTTGGCTGCTCAGCGGTTTCGACGACGGGGTCCGCGAAGATGTCACCCGGGTGCCCGAGCTCGGTGACCTGGCCGAATCGGTCGCGGCCGACGGTCACGCCGATGCCGCGGTCCGGATCCTGTGGGGCGCGGCGATGCGGTGTTTCTGGGTTGAGCCGGGCCCGGCCGCACGTCGTGCGCTGCTGACCGTGGCCGACCGGCTGCTCCCGGCCGAGGACGATCCGCGCAAGGTCGCGGTCGCCGCGTACCTCGCGCCGTTCGAGCGTGGCACGGTCGTGCTCGACGGGTTGCGGAAGCTGGCTGGTTCGGGCGAGAGCGACCCGGAGGTCAACCGCTACCTGGGCAGCGCGGCGTTGCAGGTCGGCGCGTTCGACCTGGCCGCGCGCTTCTCCGCCGCCGCCGTGCCCGGTTTCCGTGCACAGGGACGGCTCGGGGTGCTGCCGCGGGCGTTGGCCGTGCAGGCGTGGAGCCGGACCAGGTGCGGTGATCTGGTCACGGCTGTACCGGTCGCTGCGGAGGCCGCGCAGCTGGCCAAAGAGACCGGTCAGCCGTTCATGTACGGGCTGGCCAAGGCTGTCCAAGCTGAGATCGCCGCCCTGCGTGGCGATCACGACCAGGCCAAGGACCTCGCCGACGAGGCCGAACGGGTGGGCTTGGCGGCGGGCGCCCGTCCGGTCCTCGCGACCGTGCAGCTCACACGCGGCATCGCGGCGTTGAGCGAGGGTCGTTTCGATGACGCGTACGCCGACCTCAGCCGGATACTCGACCCGGCCGACCCCGCGTACCAGCTAGCGCTGCGTGCCTACTGCCTCGCGGAACTCACCGAGGCCGCCGTGCGCGCTGGGCGCACAGATGACATGCGGGGCGTTCTGCGTGAGATGGAGCCGTTGGCCGTCGTCACGCCGTCGCCCGCCTTGCGCATCGGCCTGCGTTACGCGCGTGCACTGCTTGCTTCGAGCGACGACGCGGAGGAGCTGTTCACGCAGGCGTTGCGCGCGGACCTGGTGGGGTGGCCCGCCGAGCGCGGACGTGTGCACCTGGCGTTCGGCGAGTGGTTGCGGCGCCAACGCCGGGTCGCCGAGTCACGGACGCATCTGCGTACCGCTCGGGAGACCTTCGACGCGCTCGGCATGACGGCGTGGGGCGAGCGTGCCCGCAACGAACTGCGCAGCGCGGGGGAGAGCAGCCCGAACCGCGATCCGGACGCACACGACAAACTGACGCCACACGAACTCAACATCGCCCAGCTGGCCGCCGAGGGGCTGACCAACCGGGAGATCGGGCAGCGGCTGTACCTGTCCCACCGCACAGTCGGCACGCACCTGCACCGGATCTTCCCGAAGCTGGGGGTGAGTTCCCGTGCCGACCTCGCCAGGACACTCCGGGCACACGGGGACGAATCCGCCCGGTGA
- a CDS encoding class I SAM-dependent methyltransferase: MREFYSKTGSWWARADARVTDRDHRRVRLLREHGVESGDVLELGSGYGATAVATAKAGYFVTAVEISDRAHQAGELAGDVAPGSLTVHNADFYEIALPGKFDVVCYWNGFGIGSDADQRRLLVRVAEEWLRPGGVALIDVFNPFVWASWDGDEEHLTPDPAAGYDHDLREVTRFDPVTCTATDTWWETSNPAEPISQTLRCYTPADLSLLLTGTGLTLTSIVVGDQAFSPSPQPGLGALLRDNHEYLAVLRHDG, from the coding sequence GTGCGGGAGTTCTATTCCAAGACCGGCTCGTGGTGGGCGAGGGCGGATGCGCGGGTCACCGATCGGGATCATCGCCGGGTACGGCTGCTTCGAGAGCACGGCGTCGAATCGGGTGATGTCCTTGAGCTCGGGTCGGGTTACGGCGCGACCGCCGTCGCTACCGCCAAGGCTGGATATTTCGTTACTGCCGTGGAGATCAGTGATCGTGCACATCAGGCCGGTGAGCTGGCCGGGGATGTCGCGCCCGGTTCACTGACCGTCCACAATGCCGACTTCTACGAGATTGCCCTGCCGGGGAAGTTTGATGTTGTCTGCTACTGGAATGGCTTCGGCATCGGCTCGGACGCTGACCAGCGGCGGCTGCTTGTCCGGGTTGCCGAAGAATGGCTCCGGCCCGGCGGGGTCGCGTTGATCGATGTGTTCAATCCGTTCGTCTGGGCCTCGTGGGACGGCGACGAGGAACATCTCACGCCCGATCCCGCCGCCGGTTACGACCACGACCTGCGGGAGGTCACCCGGTTCGATCCGGTGACCTGCACCGCGACCGACACGTGGTGGGAAACGTCGAATCCCGCCGAGCCGATCAGTCAGACCCTGCGTTGCTACACGCCCGCCGACCTTTCCCTCCTGCTCACCGGGACCGGTTTGACGCTCACTTCGATCGTCGTCGGGGATCAGGCGTTCTCACCTTCTCCGCAGCCAGGGCTCGGTGCGCTGCTACGGGACAACCACGAATATCTCGCTGTTCTCCGGCACGACGGTTGA
- a CDS encoding HAMP domain-containing sensor histidine kinase — protein sequence MTLFWRIFLLNAAVLISATVLVLLGPVTVSTPVLLTESVIVLAGLVAVLVTNAVLLRVGLAPMDRLTRAMITTDLLRPGPRPTVSGHGGIADLIRTFNAMLDRLEAERGESAARALSAQEDERRRIAQELHDEVGQTLTAVLLELKRVADHAQPPVRDELRQVQEITRGSLDEIRRIARRLRPGVLAELGLTSALKALAAEMSGHNGLTVRRRFDKDLPGLGEDAELVVYRVAQESLTNTARHAGATTVELSLTRSENGVELRISDDGRGLGDAREGAGVRGMRERALLIGAELDLGTRPGGGTAVRLRIPLHGKGN from the coding sequence GTGACGTTGTTCTGGCGGATCTTCCTGCTCAACGCGGCCGTGTTGATCTCGGCGACGGTGCTGGTGCTGCTCGGGCCGGTCACGGTGTCCACACCGGTGCTGCTCACCGAGTCGGTCATCGTGCTCGCCGGGCTGGTGGCGGTGCTGGTCACCAACGCCGTGCTGCTCAGGGTCGGGCTCGCGCCGATGGACCGGCTGACCCGCGCGATGATCACCACCGACCTGCTGCGGCCGGGGCCCCGGCCGACGGTCAGCGGGCACGGCGGTATCGCCGACCTGATCAGGACGTTCAACGCCATGCTCGACCGGCTGGAAGCCGAACGCGGCGAGAGCGCGGCCCGCGCCCTGTCCGCGCAGGAGGACGAACGCAGGCGCATCGCGCAGGAACTGCACGACGAGGTCGGCCAGACGCTCACCGCGGTCCTGCTGGAGCTCAAGCGCGTCGCCGATCACGCCCAGCCGCCGGTGCGCGACGAACTGCGGCAGGTGCAGGAGATCACCCGCGGCAGCCTCGACGAGATCCGCCGCATCGCACGCCGGCTGCGGCCCGGCGTCCTCGCGGAACTCGGCCTGACCAGCGCGCTGAAGGCGTTGGCCGCCGAGATGTCCGGCCACAACGGACTGACTGTGCGCCGCCGGTTCGACAAGGACCTGCCCGGCCTCGGTGAGGACGCCGAACTCGTCGTCTACCGCGTGGCGCAGGAAAGCCTGACCAACACCGCGCGCCACGCGGGCGCCACGACCGTCGAACTGTCGCTCACCCGCAGCGAGAACGGTGTGGAGCTGCGGATCAGCGATGACGGGCGAGGACTGGGTGACGCGCGGGAAGGCGCGGGGGTGCGTGGCATGCGGGAACGCGCGTTGCTGATCGGCGCCGAGCTGGACCTCGGCACCCGGCCCGGCGGCGGTACCGCGGTCCGGTTGCGGATTCCGTTGCACGGCAAGGGGAACTGA
- a CDS encoding CBS domain-containing protein, which translates to MKARDIAMTMPTVTVDDPVVHAVRVMVVRRLPGLVVVDGKARPTIVLPGTQVLRLAVPVSYQDDPALARAVDEAHADVFWQELADLTVGQCLPRQPIRPVTVHAGATLLEVAALMGRLRSPLVAVVDDSGVLTGAITLERLLTSLAIAGLGT; encoded by the coding sequence ATGAAAGCCCGCGACATCGCCATGACCATGCCGACGGTGACCGTCGACGACCCGGTCGTCCACGCGGTACGGGTGATGGTGGTGCGCCGCCTGCCTGGTCTTGTCGTCGTCGACGGCAAGGCCAGGCCCACCATCGTGCTGCCGGGCACGCAGGTGCTGCGACTGGCCGTCCCGGTGTCCTATCAGGACGACCCGGCGCTCGCCCGCGCGGTCGACGAGGCGCACGCCGACGTGTTCTGGCAGGAACTCGCTGACCTCACCGTGGGGCAATGCCTGCCACGTCAACCGATCCGGCCGGTCACCGTGCACGCCGGCGCCACACTGCTCGAAGTGGCCGCGCTGATGGGGCGGCTGCGCAGCCCGCTGGTCGCCGTCGTGGACGACTCCGGCGTGCTGACCGGCGCGATCACGCTGGAACGACTGCTGACCAGCCTCGCCATCGCCGGCCTCGGCACCTGA
- a CDS encoding saccharopine dehydrogenase family protein, with product MTQVIAVFGAYGHTARFVTAQLLARGYEPVLSGRDEAKLAEVAPPGVRTRVASADDPASLDRAIEDAVAVINCAGPFGDTAPQLIEAALRAGIHYLDITAEALVAIDTFGTYRGDPRIPQAGITVAPVMAFYGALGDLLATAALGDWPSADEITIAVALDSWHPTRGTRLAGKRRAGRRVIFDDGRLQVLPGDAAPPTGTWPFAEPFGVQDVVGQLSTTDLVTISRHVTVPRISAVINTAPLKDLNDPGSTGPRTAGADGRSAQVFLVEVVVRRGDGQRRASARGRDIYAVSAPIVTEALDRILTGRTTATGVITAGEAFDAKDFLRSLPLDDLFVS from the coding sequence ATGACGCAGGTGATCGCGGTGTTCGGCGCCTACGGGCACACCGCGCGGTTCGTGACAGCGCAGCTGCTGGCGCGTGGCTACGAGCCCGTCCTGTCCGGCCGTGACGAGGCGAAGCTGGCGGAAGTCGCCCCACCCGGCGTACGGACACGGGTCGCGTCGGCCGACGACCCGGCCTCGCTCGACCGTGCGATCGAGGACGCGGTTGCGGTGATCAACTGCGCGGGGCCGTTCGGCGACACCGCGCCCCAGTTGATCGAGGCCGCACTGCGGGCGGGCATCCACTACCTGGACATCACCGCTGAGGCGCTGGTCGCGATCGACACCTTCGGCACCTACCGGGGCGACCCGAGGATCCCGCAGGCAGGCATCACGGTCGCGCCGGTCATGGCCTTCTACGGCGCGCTGGGCGACCTGCTCGCCACCGCAGCACTGGGCGACTGGCCATCGGCTGACGAGATCACGATCGCGGTCGCCCTCGACAGCTGGCACCCGACCAGGGGAACCCGGCTGGCGGGCAAGCGCAGGGCGGGCCGGCGGGTGATCTTCGACGACGGCCGCCTGCAGGTGCTGCCGGGCGACGCGGCACCACCGACCGGGACGTGGCCGTTCGCCGAGCCCTTCGGCGTGCAGGACGTGGTCGGCCAACTGTCCACGACCGACCTGGTCACGATCTCCCGGCACGTGACCGTCCCGCGGATCAGCGCGGTGATCAACACAGCGCCGCTGAAGGACCTCAACGACCCGGGAAGCACGGGGCCGCGGACGGCTGGCGCCGACGGCCGGTCCGCTCAGGTCTTCCTGGTCGAAGTCGTCGTCCGCCGTGGCGACGGGCAACGCCGCGCGTCGGCACGGGGACGGGACATCTACGCGGTGAGCGCGCCGATCGTGACCGAAGCCCTCGACCGGATCCTGACCGGCCGCACGACGGCGACCGGCGTGATCACGGCGGGAGAGGCCTTCGACGCCAAGGACTTCCTGCGGTCGCTGCCGCTGGATGACCTGTTCGTCAGTTGA
- a CDS encoding response regulator, with translation MAEHRTRILLADDHALVRRGVRLILDNEPDLTVVAEAGDGAEAIEMARAGAPDLAILDIAMPRLTGLQAARELSRAQPDLRILMLTMYDNEQYFFDALKAGASGYVLKSVADRDLVEACRAAMRGEPFLYPGAVTALIRHYIDRAHEGHDIPDKAITDREEEILKLVAEGHSSKEIAGILVISVKTVERHRANLLQKLGLRDRLQLTRYAIRAGLIEP, from the coding sequence ATGGCCGAGCACCGGACGCGGATCCTGCTCGCCGACGACCACGCGCTGGTGCGGCGGGGCGTGCGGCTGATCCTGGACAACGAGCCGGACCTGACCGTCGTCGCCGAGGCAGGCGACGGTGCCGAGGCGATCGAGATGGCCAGGGCCGGCGCGCCGGATCTGGCCATCCTGGACATCGCCATGCCGAGGCTGACCGGGCTGCAGGCGGCGCGTGAGCTCTCCCGCGCCCAGCCCGACCTGCGGATCCTGATGCTGACCATGTACGACAACGAGCAGTACTTCTTCGACGCGCTGAAGGCGGGCGCGTCCGGGTACGTGCTGAAGTCGGTCGCCGACCGGGACCTCGTCGAGGCGTGCCGGGCCGCGATGCGGGGCGAGCCGTTCCTGTACCCGGGCGCGGTCACCGCGCTGATCCGCCACTACATCGATCGGGCGCACGAGGGCCACGACATCCCCGACAAGGCGATCACCGACCGCGAGGAGGAGATCCTCAAGCTCGTCGCCGAGGGCCATTCCTCGAAGGAGATCGCCGGCATCCTGGTGATCAGCGTGAAGACGGTCGAGCGCCACCGCGCCAACCTGCTGCAGAAACTGGGGCTGCGCGACCGGCTCCAGCTCACCAGGTACGCAATTCGCGCGGGCCTGATCGAGCCATAG
- a CDS encoding helix-turn-helix domain-containing protein, with protein sequence MPPHRVVMAVTDGMPIFEAAVPCQVFGVDRPHLADPWYDFSVVPVGAGPVRLTMGFSVATAGTGWDLDAIDTLVVPACTNVHDEQPAELVEVVRQAYQRGIRILSICSGAFILAAAGVLDGRRATTHWLYAEQLASRYPAVRVDPSVLYVEDANVITSAGTVAGIDACLHVVRIDHGAAVAAELARRLVTPPHRDGGQAQYRKLPQAAAREDWLGALLDWANERLHQPLSNADLAAQANVSVRTLERRFGEALGMSPLRWLLRQRVRQAQQLLETSDRPIGWIADTCGFGGAASLRAHFARIVGESPTAYRRGFHERTGTARIAS encoded by the coding sequence ATGCCTCCTCATCGCGTCGTGATGGCCGTCACCGACGGCATGCCGATCTTCGAGGCGGCCGTGCCGTGCCAGGTCTTCGGCGTCGACCGGCCGCATCTGGCTGACCCGTGGTACGACTTCTCGGTGGTGCCCGTCGGCGCTGGGCCGGTGCGGCTCACCATGGGTTTCAGCGTCGCCACCGCCGGTACCGGGTGGGATCTGGACGCCATCGACACGCTCGTGGTCCCCGCGTGCACGAACGTCCACGACGAGCAGCCCGCCGAGCTGGTCGAGGTGGTCAGGCAGGCGTATCAGCGCGGGATCCGGATCCTGTCGATCTGTTCCGGGGCGTTCATCCTGGCCGCGGCCGGTGTGCTGGACGGGCGCCGGGCGACCACGCACTGGCTGTACGCGGAGCAGCTGGCCAGCCGCTACCCGGCCGTCCGCGTGGACCCGTCCGTGCTGTACGTCGAGGACGCGAACGTGATCACCTCGGCGGGAACGGTGGCGGGCATCGACGCGTGCCTGCACGTGGTGCGGATCGACCACGGCGCGGCGGTGGCCGCGGAACTGGCCCGCCGTCTGGTCACGCCGCCCCACCGGGACGGTGGGCAGGCCCAGTACCGCAAGCTGCCGCAGGCCGCGGCGCGGGAGGACTGGCTCGGCGCGTTGCTGGACTGGGCGAACGAACGCCTGCACCAGCCACTGTCCAATGCGGACCTCGCCGCGCAGGCCAACGTCAGCGTACGCACGCTGGAACGCCGCTTCGGCGAAGCGCTGGGCATGTCGCCGCTGCGGTGGCTGCTGCGCCAGCGCGTGCGCCAGGCACAGCAGCTGCTGGAGACGAGCGACCGGCCGATCGGCTGGATCGCCGACACCTGCGGGTTCGGCGGTGCTGCCAGCCTGCGCGCCCACTTCGCCAGGATCGTCGGCGAGTCGCCGACGGCCTACCGGCGTGGCTTCCACGAGCGCACAGGCACGGCTCGGATCGCCAGCTGA
- a CDS encoding alpha/beta fold hydrolase, with protein MISRRLFTQAVVAGAAATSLAACSSDTPVAPAKSPDLRAGSGKNTSLGTIKQINAGVLDVAYAEFGPSTGQPVILLHGWPYDAYSYVDVAPLLASAGYRVIVPYLRGYGKTAFLSAQTVRNGQQSAIASDIAALMDALKIEKAILGGFDWGARTVGVMATLWPERCKAAVMVSGYIITNLKANQQPLPPAAEQGWWYQYYFATERGLLGYRQNRHDFNKLIWKNASPRWAFDDATYERSATSWGNPDHVGIVIHNYRWRLGLAPGEPQYEAHEQELAAAPAITVPAITIGSDFDGAAADGKSYRAKFSGKYEHRVFTGIGHNVPQEAPQPFAQAIMDADRL; from the coding sequence ATGATCAGCAGGAGACTGTTTACCCAGGCGGTGGTCGCGGGAGCGGCGGCGACTTCGCTGGCCGCGTGCTCGTCCGACACTCCGGTCGCGCCGGCCAAGAGCCCGGATCTGCGTGCCGGATCGGGCAAGAACACCTCGCTCGGCACGATCAAGCAGATCAACGCCGGTGTGCTCGACGTGGCCTACGCCGAATTCGGTCCGTCGACCGGCCAACCGGTGATCCTGTTGCACGGCTGGCCGTACGACGCCTACAGCTACGTGGATGTCGCCCCGTTGCTGGCGTCGGCCGGATACCGCGTGATCGTCCCGTACCTCCGCGGATACGGGAAGACCGCGTTCCTGTCCGCCCAGACCGTCCGCAATGGACAGCAGTCGGCGATCGCGTCGGACATCGCCGCGCTGATGGACGCCCTGAAGATCGAGAAGGCGATCCTCGGTGGTTTCGACTGGGGCGCAAGGACAGTAGGCGTGATGGCCACACTGTGGCCGGAGCGCTGCAAAGCGGCGGTGATGGTGAGCGGGTACATCATCACGAACCTGAAGGCGAACCAGCAGCCGCTGCCGCCTGCGGCTGAACAGGGCTGGTGGTACCAGTACTACTTCGCCACGGAACGCGGACTGCTCGGCTACCGCCAGAACCGGCATGACTTCAACAAGCTGATCTGGAAGAACGCCTCACCCCGGTGGGCCTTCGACGACGCGACCTACGAGCGCAGCGCGACATCGTGGGGCAACCCCGACCACGTGGGCATCGTCATCCACAACTACCGCTGGCGCCTGGGCCTCGCGCCCGGTGAACCGCAGTACGAGGCCCACGAACAGGAGCTCGCGGCGGCCCCGGCGATCACCGTGCCCGCGATCACGATCGGCAGCGACTTCGACGGCGCGGCAGCCGACGGAAAGTCCTACCGAGCCAAGTTCTCGGGCAAGTACGAACACCGCGTGTTCACGGGTATCGGCCACAACGTGCCGCAAGAAGCCCCGCAACCCTTCGCCCAGGCGATCATGGACGCCGACCGCCTCTGA
- a CDS encoding tetratricopeptide repeat protein, with amino-acid sequence MIENFTDYQLDGQVSADRWVTATHLFDEGVGVVHAQTTAERWERAVSFFDAREYVAAAKLLTEVIDEVPEQIAPRLLLARAYYHSAQLRRAEEQLRAVIERDPVEHYAYLMLGRTLERQGRHGEAAPWLKMAAVFSGGGS; translated from the coding sequence GTGATCGAGAACTTCACCGACTACCAGCTCGACGGGCAGGTCAGCGCCGACCGGTGGGTCACGGCGACGCACCTGTTCGACGAGGGGGTTGGCGTTGTGCACGCGCAGACGACTGCTGAGCGGTGGGAGCGGGCGGTGTCGTTTTTCGATGCCAGGGAGTACGTCGCTGCCGCGAAGCTGCTCACCGAAGTCATCGACGAGGTCCCTGAGCAGATCGCGCCCCGTCTGCTGCTGGCGCGTGCGTACTACCACTCCGCTCAGTTGCGGCGTGCGGAAGAACAGTTGCGTGCGGTCATCGAGCGTGACCCGGTGGAGCATTACGCCTACCTCATGCTCGGTCGTACGCTTGAGCGTCAGGGGCGTCACGGCGAAGCAGCGCCGTGGCTCAAGATGGCAGCCGTCTTCTCCGGTGGTGGGTCCTGA
- a CDS encoding SLC13 family permease → MTAALALAIFLVAFYFIATEKADKLKTVLVAAGAMAVLGLIPGDEVFFSEHEGIDWNVILLLFGMMVIVGIIKQTGVFDYLAIWAAKRSRGRPYRLMVMLMIITAVASPFLDNVTTIMLVAPVTVVVCNRLRIPAQPYLIAEVLASNIGGAATLVGDPPNIIIGSRAGLTFNDFLVHMAPIVVVVFVVFVALTRVLFAKSFRYNPDRVAEVMALQERRAITDPKLLARCMVVLALVVVGFGLHSVLHVAPSIVALVGAGVMFLVARTDGGEVLREVEWHTLAFFAGLFVMVAGLVHTGVIAAIGGWVVDVFGDNYFVAATALLFGSGVLGAFFDNIPYVATMAPIVEDVVAQAPDPGTGQALWWAFALGADFGGNGTAVAASANVVAIGIAARSGHRISFWQFTRYGIVVTALSIVIAWVYVWLRYFA, encoded by the coding sequence GTGACCGCTGCGCTCGCGCTGGCGATCTTCCTCGTCGCGTTCTACTTCATCGCCACCGAGAAGGCCGACAAGCTCAAGACCGTGCTCGTCGCCGCGGGCGCGATGGCCGTACTCGGCCTGATCCCCGGCGACGAGGTGTTCTTCAGCGAACACGAGGGGATCGACTGGAACGTCATCCTGCTGCTGTTCGGCATGATGGTCATCGTCGGCATCATCAAGCAGACCGGCGTCTTCGACTACCTGGCGATCTGGGCGGCCAAACGTTCGCGCGGCAGGCCATACCGGCTGATGGTGATGCTGATGATCATCACCGCGGTGGCGTCGCCGTTCCTGGACAACGTCACCACGATCATGCTGGTCGCGCCGGTCACCGTCGTGGTGTGCAACCGGCTGCGGATCCCCGCCCAGCCGTACCTGATCGCCGAGGTCCTCGCGTCGAACATCGGCGGCGCGGCCACCCTCGTCGGCGACCCGCCCAACATCATCATCGGCAGCCGCGCCGGCCTGACGTTCAACGACTTCCTCGTGCACATGGCGCCGATCGTGGTCGTGGTGTTCGTCGTGTTCGTCGCGCTGACCAGGGTGCTGTTCGCCAAGTCGTTCCGGTACAACCCGGACCGCGTCGCCGAGGTGATGGCGCTGCAGGAACGCCGCGCGATCACCGATCCCAAGCTGCTGGCGCGGTGCATGGTCGTGCTGGCCCTCGTGGTTGTCGGCTTCGGGCTGCACTCGGTGCTGCACGTCGCGCCGTCCATCGTGGCACTGGTCGGCGCCGGCGTGATGTTCCTCGTCGCCCGGACCGACGGCGGTGAGGTGCTGCGCGAGGTCGAGTGGCACACACTGGCGTTCTTCGCCGGGCTGTTCGTGATGGTCGCCGGTCTCGTGCACACCGGCGTCATCGCCGCGATCGGCGGCTGGGTGGTGGACGTGTTCGGCGACAACTACTTCGTCGCCGCCACCGCGTTGCTGTTCGGTTCCGGCGTGCTGGGCGCGTTCTTCGACAACATCCCGTACGTCGCCACCATGGCGCCGATCGTGGAGGACGTCGTGGCGCAGGCACCCGACCCCGGCACCGGCCAGGCGCTGTGGTGGGCGTTCGCGCTCGGCGCCGACTTCGGCGGCAACGGCACAGCGGTCGCCGCCAGCGCCAACGTGGTCGCGATCGGCATCGCGGCCAGGTCGGGGCACCGGATCAGTTTCTGGCAGTTCACCAGGTACGGCATCGTGGTGACGGCGCTGAGCATCGTGATCGCCTGGGTCTACGTGTGGCTTCGCTACTTCGCGTAA